One Lachnospiraceae bacterium C1.1 genomic region harbors:
- a CDS encoding diguanylate cyclase: protein MIKEIMASFKLVASRHGWKNILIIIFWTALFALVFSFNFNRIYNLNKENTSVKIDGRAYQFEIALNKYIDGANEYIRNLAENIEYLKAEGIPEEQFDIYLEMQKQIFIKVKPDNALRMYMYVDGNFYASDIKDLDSSFKPTDQDWYTDTFREENNVIYILPDEEHLGSKIFTIAKRIEGSRDVVAVDIYLGELKNIIEEIYPDNKFGETFVIDNEGVIVAGTLEDEIGKNYFSESGESHEIVTQILIKNNREFSLGEKKDIKAVFAREIGGGWYIFSITEYNKAFKNYYRIIRTSAVIGVIGFLLVFFSTVLNTARLIKIEEMNLNLVSVSSIYVSMYKIDLEEDSFEEINCTNKDVASLLGSKRDYARARMGMIMERLTVESSRKKMLEFSDLATISERIADNDTITEEFLDNKNKWCRARFIVAERNDQGKATGVIWLVELIDKEKRNREKLKKLSETDAMTGVYNRGGGEKKINDILEKGARGMFILLDADKFKSVNDTFGHAVGDKVIIAIANAMKKTFRDKDVIMRLGGDEFAAYIADINTIVKGRVILERFIKNIGSIVIPEMGDRRIEVSVGAIIHAERDNVTFSELYKCADQATYESKRSKGSCVTFYNEIL from the coding sequence ATGATTAAAGAGATTATGGCTTCATTCAAACTTGTTGCTTCACGGCATGGATGGAAAAACATATTGATAATCATTTTCTGGACGGCGCTCTTTGCGTTAGTCTTTTCTTTTAATTTCAACCGTATATATAATCTGAACAAGGAAAATACAAGTGTAAAAATTGATGGAAGAGCATATCAATTTGAAATCGCTTTAAATAAATATATAGATGGAGCCAATGAATACATCAGGAATCTGGCAGAGAATATTGAATATCTTAAGGCTGAAGGTATTCCGGAGGAACAGTTTGATATTTATCTTGAGATGCAGAAACAGATTTTCATAAAAGTAAAGCCGGATAATGCATTAAGAATGTATATGTATGTTGATGGTAATTTTTATGCATCAGATATAAAGGATCTGGACAGCAGCTTTAAACCTACAGATCAGGACTGGTATACGGATACATTCAGGGAAGAGAATAATGTCATTTATATACTTCCGGATGAGGAACATTTGGGATCAAAGATATTTACAATCGCAAAAAGAATTGAAGGCAGTCGGGATGTTGTAGCAGTAGATATATATCTTGGAGAGTTAAAAAATATTATAGAGGAAATATACCCGGATAATAAATTCGGGGAAACCTTTGTTATTGATAATGAGGGTGTTATTGTTGCAGGTACACTTGAAGACGAAATAGGAAAGAATTATTTTAGTGAAAGCGGAGAAAGTCATGAGATTGTGACTCAAATTTTGATCAAGAATAATAGAGAGTTTTCTTTAGGGGAAAAAAAAGATATAAAGGCTGTTTTTGCCCGTGAGATTGGCGGGGGCTGGTATATCTTCAGTATAACAGAATATAATAAGGCATTTAAGAATTACTATAGGATCATACGTACAAGTGCAGTTATAGGTGTTATAGGATTTTTACTGGTATTTTTTTCTACAGTATTAAATACTGCCCGCCTTATTAAAATAGAGGAGATGAATTTAAATCTCGTATCTGTATCAAGTATATATGTATCAATGTATAAGATAGATCTTGAAGAAGACAGTTTTGAAGAAATTAACTGTACAAATAAGGATGTAGCTTCGCTTCTGGGAAGTAAAAGAGATTATGCCAGAGCCAGGATGGGGATGATAATGGAACGGCTTACGGTTGAAAGCTCAAGAAAGAAAATGCTTGAATTTTCGGATCTTGCTACCATATCCGAGCGTATAGCGGATAATGATACGATCACAGAGGAATTTCTTGATAATAAAAATAAATGGTGCAGAGCAAGATTTATAGTCGCTGAGAGAAATGATCAGGGGAAGGCTACGGGAGTTATCTGGCTGGTAGAGCTAATTGATAAAGAGAAACGGAACAGAGAAAAATTAAAGAAACTTTCAGAAACCGATGCAATGACCGGAGTATATAATCGAGGTGGCGGAGAAAAGAAAATTAATGATATACTTGAAAAAGGTGCCAGAGGAATGTTTATTTTGCTGGATGCTGATAAATTCAAATCTGTAAATGACACATTTGGTCATGCTGTGGGGGATAAGGTTATTATTGCGATAGCTAATGCAATGAAGAAGACCTTCAGGGATAAAGATGTTATAATGAGACTCGGAGGAGATGAATTTGCAGCCTATATCGCTGATATAAATACAATAGTGAAGGGCAGGGTCATACTTGAACGTTTTATTAAGAACATTGGAAGTATAGTCATTCCGGAGATGGGAGACAGAAGGATAGAAGTAAGTGTAGGAGCGATCATACATGCTGAAAGAGACAATGTGACTTTTTCAGAACTCTACAAGTGTGCGGATCAGGCTACATACGAGAGTAAACGCAGCAAAGGCAGCTGTGTGACATTTTATAATGAAATATTATAA
- a CDS encoding exodeoxyribonuclease III, producing MKIISWNIDSLNAALTGSSDRAELTRAVIKKIVNEDAGIIAIQETKLPSTGMNAKQETALKDYFPDYEIAFVSSEPPAKKGYAGTMILYKKDIGINVDKPAIDAPDTMDNEGRILTLETKDFYLVCVYTPNAGDGLKRLAERQVWDRKFKEYLQKLDKIKPVISCGDFNVAHNEIDLANPATNHFSAGFTDEERAGFTELLSAGFIDSFRYLNGDVKDKYSWWSQRIKTSKANNSGWRIDYFIVSDRIRDKVRKSEMMDSGERADHAPVFIEFES from the coding sequence ATGAAGATCATTTCATGGAATATTGATTCACTGAATGCTGCACTGACAGGAAGTTCAGACAGGGCAGAACTTACCAGAGCTGTTATTAAAAAAATAGTTAATGAAGATGCAGGAATAATAGCAATACAGGAGACAAAGCTTCCTTCGACAGGAATGAATGCAAAGCAGGAAACAGCGCTCAAGGATTATTTTCCTGATTATGAAATAGCTTTTGTATCCTCTGAGCCTCCGGCAAAAAAAGGCTATGCCGGAACAATGATACTTTATAAAAAGGATATTGGGATAAATGTAGACAAACCTGCGATCGATGCACCGGATACCATGGACAATGAGGGCAGGATCTTAACATTGGAAACAAAAGATTTTTATCTAGTGTGCGTTTATACTCCTAATGCAGGAGATGGTCTTAAACGTCTTGCCGAAAGACAGGTATGGGACAGAAAATTTAAGGAATATCTGCAGAAACTCGATAAAATAAAACCCGTTATCAGCTGCGGTGATTTTAATGTAGCCCATAATGAGATAGACCTTGCAAATCCTGCGACTAATCATTTTTCTGCAGGTTTTACAGATGAAGAGAGAGCTGGTTTTACAGAGCTTCTTTCTGCAGGATTCATTGATAGCTTCAGATATCTGAATGGAGATGTAAAGGATAAGTATTCCTGGTGGTCACAGAGGATAAAGACCAGCAAGGCAAATAATTCAGGCTGGCGTATAGATTATTTTATAGTAAGTGACAGGATCAGGGATAAAGTAAGAAAATCTGAAATGATGGATTCAGGAGAACGGGCTGACCATGCGCCTGTGTTTATTGAATTTGAATCATGA
- a CDS encoding VWA domain-containing protein, with product MKIKKLVSLIMVLAVAASLTACGDIKTVNDSKKDALSYDDAVKELDVFVGEISPTSTTPRLDTDLGEEDIASSLADIDTFEITTEGNGSINIEIAAPSEISGSSQPDNWLNVMAEKFNKERNEIGGDTVSVTIRKISSGEVVTYMADGGYRPDAYIPSNYALGEMLEASGISTVKVADRIAGNTAGILMKKSTNDEFVKKYGEINMKNVLDAANAGDIVFAYTNPYTSATGLNILTTMLASFDSSNPLSETAVSKLTEYQKNAPTAAYTTGVLRNSAAKGIVDAMVMEEQAYINTPELKDYVFTPAGIRHDHPVYTFDYVSPERQEAVKMFTDFCLTDEAQKTAAKDGFNRNDEYISQETGLDGAGYIAAQKVWKQNKNGGKPVVAVFVADVSGSMDGTRLNSLKQSLINTMQYIDSSNYIGLVSYSDVVNIELPIGQFDNKQRAYFSGAVKDLTATGGTATYDGVLVGMKMLEEYRKEVPNSKPMLFVLSDGAQNVGYTLKRVTPIVGGLSIPVYTIGYEMSDDDKESLQQLSDVNEAACIDADVEGIVNDLRNLFNVNM from the coding sequence ATGAAGATTAAAAAGCTTGTTTCTTTGATAATGGTACTGGCAGTTGCAGCATCTTTAACAGCCTGTGGAGATATTAAGACTGTGAATGATTCAAAAAAAGATGCACTGAGCTATGATGATGCAGTAAAAGAACTTGATGTGTTTGTAGGTGAGATCTCGCCTACATCTACTACACCGAGGCTTGATACGGATCTGGGTGAGGAAGATATAGCTTCATCGCTGGCGGATATTGATACTTTTGAGATCACAACGGAGGGAAACGGAAGCATCAACATAGAAATAGCTGCCCCCTCTGAAATTTCCGGAAGCTCGCAGCCTGATAACTGGCTGAATGTTATGGCGGAAAAATTTAATAAAGAGCGCAATGAAATAGGCGGAGATACAGTTTCTGTCACCATCAGAAAGATTTCTTCCGGTGAAGTCGTAACTTATATGGCAGATGGTGGATACCGGCCGGACGCTTATATCCCGTCAAACTATGCCCTTGGAGAGATGCTTGAGGCGAGTGGGATATCTACGGTAAAGGTTGCAGACAGGATTGCCGGAAACACAGCCGGAATACTGATGAAAAAGTCAACAAATGATGAATTTGTTAAAAAATATGGAGAAATAAACATGAAAAACGTTCTGGATGCAGCAAATGCAGGTGATATCGTATTTGCGTATACGAATCCGTATACTTCCGCAACGGGACTAAACATTCTTACTACAATGCTGGCATCCTTTGACAGCAGCAATCCTCTTTCTGAAACAGCAGTATCGAAGCTCACGGAATATCAGAAAAACGCACCGACTGCTGCATATACGACAGGAGTTTTGAGAAATTCTGCTGCAAAGGGAATAGTTGACGCAATGGTGATGGAGGAACAGGCATATATCAATACTCCGGAGCTTAAAGATTACGTATTTACACCTGCCGGTATCAGGCACGATCATCCTGTATATACATTTGATTATGTAAGTCCGGAAAGACAGGAAGCTGTCAAAATGTTTACGGATTTCTGTCTTACGGATGAAGCACAGAAAACAGCTGCAAAGGATGGCTTTAACAGAAATGATGAATATATTTCGCAGGAGACAGGTCTGGATGGAGCAGGATATATCGCTGCCCAGAAGGTCTGGAAGCAGAATAAAAACGGTGGGAAACCGGTAGTAGCGGTATTTGTTGCCGATGTTTCCGGTTCGATGGATGGAACGAGACTCAATTCACTTAAACAGTCTCTCATAAATACCATGCAGTATATAGACAGCAGTAATTACATAGGTCTGGTAAGCTATTCGGATGTTGTAAATATAGAACTGCCCATAGGACAGTTTGACAATAAACAGAGGGCTTATTTCTCGGGTGCTGTAAAAGACCTGACGGCAACGGGCGGAACTGCTACCTATGACGGTGTTCTGGTAGGCATGAAGATGCTGGAGGAATACAGAAAGGAAGTTCCAAATTCAAAGCCTATGCTTTTTGTACTTTCAGATGGTGCACAGAATGTCGGCTATACGTTAAAAAGAGTAACACCCATAGTCGGGGGCTTGTCAATCCCTGTTTATACGATAGGTTATGAAATGAGTGATGATGACAAAGAGAGCCTGCAGCAGCTGTCGGATGTAAATGAGGCAGCCTGCATAGATGCAGATGTAGAAGGTATAGTCAATGATCTGAGAAATTTATTTAACGTAAATATGTAA
- a CDS encoding MarR family transcriptional regulator encodes MDNRSVLKSVGWLSSLITRRMDQLCAARKLSGAEGRILHFVMTIDHDIFQKDIEFDSHLKASTVSEILKSMEQKGLIRRESVAHDARLKKIVPTEKVAKLKEEVMSDMAQLDRDLTEGISDSELKMFGEVCLKLIGNLKKLEERK; translated from the coding sequence ATGGATAATAGAAGCGTATTGAAAAGTGTTGGCTGGCTGTCTTCGTTGATCACAAGGCGGATGGATCAGCTCTGTGCTGCAAGAAAACTCAGCGGGGCAGAGGGAAGGATACTTCATTTTGTAATGACGATCGATCATGATATTTTTCAAAAGGACATAGAGTTTGATTCACACCTTAAAGCATCAACTGTATCGGAAATTTTGAAAAGTATGGAACAAAAGGGACTTATCAGGAGAGAGTCAGTCGCGCATGATGCCAGATTGAAAAAAATAGTTCCTACAGAGAAAGTCGCAAAGCTGAAGGAAGAGGTTATGTCTGATATGGCTCAGTTGGACAGGGATCTGACAGAAGGGATAAGCGACAGCGAATTAAAAATGTTTGGAGAGGTATGTCTGAAGCTTATAGGAAATCTAAAAAAACTGGAAGAGAGGAAATGA